Below is a genomic region from Salinirussus salinus.
GGACACCGGCGGGCTGTTCGTCGAGCGCCCGGAGGACCCCGACGGCCACTTCGAGGCCCGGCTGGACGCCTGCGACGAGGTGGGGATCCCGGCCGAGGAGCTGACCGGCCCGGAGGCCCGCGACCGCGAGCCGGGGCTCTCCGGGGAAATCGAGCGCGCCTTCGCCGTCCCCGATGCGGGGGTCGACCCGTTCCGGCTGACGGAGGCGCTGGCGAGCGACGCCGGGAGCTACGGCGCGACCGTCCTGACCCACGCGGAAGTGGTCGACGTGGACGTCGAGGACGGCGCCGTTCGTGGGGTCCGGGTCCGCGAGCACGACCCGACCACGCCCGGCGAGCCGATGCCCGGTGACGTCGTCGACATCGACGCCGACTACGTCGTCAACGCGACCGGCGCCTGGGCCGGGAAGGTGGCGGCGATGGCCGGCGTGGAGGTGCCGGTCCGGGCCTCGAAGGGCGCGATGGTCGTCGCCGCCGACCGCCACGTCGACACGGTCGTCAACCGCTGCCGGCCCCGCGGGCAGGGCGACATCCTCGTCCCTCACGGCGACGTCTCGATCCTCGGGACGACCGACGTGGCGGTCGAAGACCCCGACGGCTACGCCCGCGAGAACCGGGAGGTCGACCTGCTGTTCGATGAACTCTCGCCCGTGGTTCCGGCCCTCGCGGACGCCCGCTCGTTGCGGGCGTACTGGGGCGTCCGGCCGCTGTACGACCCGGCCGGCGGCGAGGGTGCGGGTCAGAGCGAGGAGGGAGTGGACGACGGCGGTCCCGGCGACCTGACGCGGGACTTCGTCCTGCTGGACCACGAGGACCGGGACGGGCTCTGGGGGATGAGTACCGTCGTCGGGGGGAAGCTGACGACCCACCGGCTGATGGCCGAGCGGGTCGCGGACCACGTCTGCGGGAAGTTCGGTATCGACCGCCCCTGCCGAACCGACGAGATCCCGCTTCCCGGGGGGGAGGAGGCCGACCCGGAGCAGCTGGCGACCTTCGACGTCGACGCGGCGACCCTGGAGCGGGTCCACGACCGCTGGGGCGAGCGCGCGCCGGAGGTGCTCGAGCCGCTCGGTCCCAACCCCGCCGTCTGCCCCTGCAAGCGGGTGACTCGCGGCGAGGTCGAGGCCGCGATGGACGCCGAGGCCGTCTTCGAGACCGACCTCGACGCGGTCCGGCGACGCACCGGCGTCGGGACCGGCGACTGCCAGGGGGCCCGGTGTGCCCACCGCGTCGCCGGGCTGTTGCGGCCCGAACACGACCTCGACCAGGTCGACCGGTCGCTGTCGGCGTTCTACGGGGAGCGGTGGGCGGGCCAGCGACACGTTCTCTGGGGCGAGCAGCTCTCGCGGGCGATGGGGAGCTACGCGCTGCACGCGACGACGATGAACCGCGACCATCCGGTCGAGACGCCGAACCTGGACGCCTTCGACCCGGGACCCGGGAGCCGCGGGGAGGGGGAGGCGGAGGCCGACGAACGTGGAGGGTCGGAGGCGTGACGGTAACTGTCGTCGGCGGGGGGCTCGCCGGCGCCGTCGCCGCCCTCGCGGCCGCCCGTCACCGCGACGTCACCGTCCGCCTGCTGACCGCCGGAGAGACCAGCCTCCGGGCCGCGAGCGGGCTCGTGGACGTGCTCGGCTACACGCCGGGCGGCGAGGGACCGGTCGCCGACCCCTTCGTCGCTATTCCACGACTCCCCGACGAGCACCCCTATCGAACTGTGGGCGTCGACGCGGTCCGCGAGGCGCTGGCGCTGTTCGACGACGTGGCCGACGGGGCCTACGCGGGCGCCGGCACCGACCGCAACGCGCTGGTCCCCACACACCTGGGAAACCTCAAACCGACGGCCCGCTACCCCGCGACGGTCGCGCCGGGGGTCGCCAGCCGTGAGCAGCGGACCACCCTCGTGGGCTTCGAGGAGCTCACCGACTTCGACGCGGCGCTCGCGGCCGACCGGCTCCACGGGACGCTTCCCTACGAGGTGTGGGGGACCTCGGTCGGCCTCCCGGTCGACCTCGAGGGGATCCCGGAGACGACCGACCTCGCAGCCGCCCTCGACGACGTCCACGAGCGCGACGGCGCGCGGGAGGCCTTCGAGCGGTTCCACGACGAGCTCTCCCGGGACATCCTGATGCACGACGACACCGACCGCCGGGTGGGCGTCCCGGCAGTGCTCGGGCTCGACGCCACCGAGGCACTCCGGGCCGAACTCGCGGCCACCGTCGAGAGCCCCGTCTTCGAGGTCCCGACCGGCCCGCCGAGCGTCCCCGGCCGGCGCCTCGAGGGGCTGCTCCGCGGGGCGCTCGAGGACGCAGGCGTGACGGTCTCCACCGGGCACCGCGTCACGGGTGCGGAGCCGGCCGACGGCGACATCGAGGCGCTGACCGTCGAGACGCCCGACGGTGCAACGCGAGTGGAGACGGCGGCGACCGTCCTGGCGACGGGCGGGCTCGTCGGCGGCGGGGTCGAGGGCGGGCGCGAGGCGGTCCGGGAGCCGGTCTTCGGCTGTCACGTCCCCGCTCCCGACGACCGCTCGGCGTGGGCCGCGGAGGCGGCGCTGGGCGAGCACGCGTTCGCCCGGTTCGGTGTCGAGACCGACACCGGGCTCCGGCCGCTGGACGCGCGGGAGGAGCCGGAGTTCGGGAACCTCCGGGCGGCGGGGAGCGTTCTCGGGGGCTACGATTTCGCGGCCGAGAAATCCGGCAGCGGCGTCTCGATTTCGACCGGCTACGTCGCCGGCCGGCTGGCCGCCGAGGACGCGGCCTGAACGTTCAAGTTCGCGGCCGCCGCGGTAGAGGTATGGAGTACGCCGACAGCGACGGCGTCCGGGTCGCCTACGAGCGCGCCGGTACGCCCGAGGGCGAGACGGTCGTGCTTGTCGAGGGACTGGGGTACGGGCGCTGGATGTGGAACTGGCAACGGGAGGGGCTCGGGGAGTACGACCTCCTGTTGCCCGACAACCGCGGGACCGGCGACTCGGACGTGCCCGAGGGACCCTACACGGTCTCGGAGATGGCTGCCGATATCGAGGCGGTGCTCGCGGACGCCGGCGTCGTCCGGGCCCACCTCGTCGGCGCGAGCATGGGCGGGATGATAGCCCAGCAGTACGCCCTGGAGTACGACCGTGCGGCGTCGCTTTCCCTGCTCTGTACCTCACCGGGCGGCCCCGAGGAGGTGCCGATCCCCGAGGCGACTCTGGAACGGATGTTCGGCGTCCCGGAGGAGTACGACGAGCGCGAGGCGGTCCGGTACAAGATGGAGCCCGCGATGACCGAGGAGTTCTGGGCGGCCGAGGAGGAACTCATCGACGAGGTCGTCGACTGGCGGCTGGCGTCGGACGCCCCCGACCGCGCCAGGGAGTGGCAGGCTGCGGGGGTGGAGGCCTTCGACGCCAGCGACCGGCTCGAACAGGTCGGAGTGCCGGCGCTGGTCCTCCACGGGGAGCGGGACCGCGTCGTCCCCGTCGAGAACGGGCGGCTGCTCGCCGACGGGCTGCCCGATGTGACCCTGGAGACCTTCGACGAGGGGGGCTCGCACCTGTTTTTCGTCGAGCGGGCCGACGACGTCAACGCGCGGCTCCGGGCGTTTCTGCCCTGACCCGTCAGCGAGGGGCCGTCCTAGCAATATCCCCCGGGTTTTTTGTGAGCGTCACTGGTATGAACGGTGACTATGGACCCAGAGACAGCCACGCGCAGGCGCGTGCTCGAGACGCTCGGTGCAGCAGGGGTCGTCGGCCTCGCCGGATGTAGCGGCGGCGGCGACGGGACTGATACCGAGACCGAGGGCGACGGTGGCGACGGCGGTGGCGGCGGAGGGGGAGGCGGTGGCGGAGACGGTGACGGGGGCGGAGGCGGCGGTGGGTCGACAGAGCAGAGCGTCTCGGGGACGGTCACCATCGGGATGCTCCAGCCAACCACGGGTGCGCTCCAGCCCTACGGCAACCAGGCGCTGGCTGGCTTCTACAGCGCGCTGGGCTACAAGGGCGACCCCGCGAACATCCCGGGGACCGACGGCCTCGCGGACGACCCGACCATCGAGGTCGGCGGCGTGACCTACGACATCCTGGTCCGGGACTCCCAGAACGACCCCGGGGAGGCGCAGTCGCTCGCCGGGGACCTGGTGCGCAACGAGGGCGTCGACATGCTCGCTGGCGTGACCAACTCCGCGGGTGCACAGACCGTCGCCGGCGATATCGCGGGCCCCTCACAGACGCCGTACATGGCGGGGCCGGCTGCGACGGTCAACCTGACCGCCGACAGCCAGTTCTGCAACCCACAGACGTTCCGCGCGAGCGAGAACGTCGCCATGGACGCCTTCAGCGGCGGCCAGTACATCGCCAACGAGACCGACATCAGTTCGGTGTACATCTACTACGCCAACTACAGCTTCGGGCAGTCGGTCAACCAGTACTACACGTCCGTGCTCGAGGACAACGGCGTCTCGGTTGAGGGGCGGACCGCCCTGCCGCCGGGCTACGCCGAGGACTGGCCCGGCCAGTTCCAGAAGGCCGTCGACGCGGGTGTCGACGCCATCATCGGCGGGTTCACCGTCTCGACGCTGCCGGACATGGTCGGGACCTTCGTCCGGAACAACGACCAGTACGACTTCGCCTTCGCTGGCGGCTACACGACCCGTGTCGGGGCTGCCCTGGTCGGCGCGACCATCGCTCAAACTCTCGATGGACAACTGACCCAGGAGGCACTCGACGGCCTGAACTTCGGGCCCTTCACGACCCGGTACCACTGGAACCAGTACGACAACGAGGTCAACGACGGGCTCATCGACATTCACACCGACAAGTACGGCTACTACCCCGACCTCTTTACCAGC
It encodes:
- the glpA gene encoding anaerobic glycerol-3-phosphate dehydrogenase subunit GlpA, yielding MGYTPHVAVVGGGTTGVGVARDLAMRGLEVTLVERGALTSGATGGMHGLLHSGARYALSDPDSAADCLAENRVLREVAGHFIEDTGGLFVERPEDPDGHFEARLDACDEVGIPAEELTGPEARDREPGLSGEIERAFAVPDAGVDPFRLTEALASDAGSYGATVLTHAEVVDVDVEDGAVRGVRVREHDPTTPGEPMPGDVVDIDADYVVNATGAWAGKVAAMAGVEVPVRASKGAMVVAADRHVDTVVNRCRPRGQGDILVPHGDVSILGTTDVAVEDPDGYARENREVDLLFDELSPVVPALADARSLRAYWGVRPLYDPAGGEGAGQSEEGVDDGGPGDLTRDFVLLDHEDRDGLWGMSTVVGGKLTTHRLMAERVADHVCGKFGIDRPCRTDEIPLPGGEEADPEQLATFDVDAATLERVHDRWGERAPEVLEPLGPNPAVCPCKRVTRGEVEAAMDAEAVFETDLDAVRRRTGVGTGDCQGARCAHRVAGLLRPEHDLDQVDRSLSAFYGERWAGQRHVLWGEQLSRAMGSYALHATTMNRDHPVETPNLDAFDPGPGSRGEGEAEADERGGSEA
- the glpB gene encoding glycerol-3-phosphate dehydrogenase subunit GlpB: MTVTVVGGGLAGAVAALAAARHRDVTVRLLTAGETSLRAASGLVDVLGYTPGGEGPVADPFVAIPRLPDEHPYRTVGVDAVREALALFDDVADGAYAGAGTDRNALVPTHLGNLKPTARYPATVAPGVASREQRTTLVGFEELTDFDAALAADRLHGTLPYEVWGTSVGLPVDLEGIPETTDLAAALDDVHERDGAREAFERFHDELSRDILMHDDTDRRVGVPAVLGLDATEALRAELAATVESPVFEVPTGPPSVPGRRLEGLLRGALEDAGVTVSTGHRVTGAEPADGDIEALTVETPDGATRVETAATVLATGGLVGGGVEGGREAVREPVFGCHVPAPDDRSAWAAEAALGEHAFARFGVETDTGLRPLDAREEPEFGNLRAAGSVLGGYDFAAEKSGSGVSISTGYVAGRLAAEDAA
- a CDS encoding alpha/beta fold hydrolase, producing the protein MEYADSDGVRVAYERAGTPEGETVVLVEGLGYGRWMWNWQREGLGEYDLLLPDNRGTGDSDVPEGPYTVSEMAADIEAVLADAGVVRAHLVGASMGGMIAQQYALEYDRAASLSLLCTSPGGPEEVPIPEATLERMFGVPEEYDEREAVRYKMEPAMTEEFWAAEEELIDEVVDWRLASDAPDRAREWQAAGVEAFDASDRLEQVGVPALVLHGERDRVVPVENGRLLADGLPDVTLETFDEGGSHLFFVERADDVNARLRAFLP
- a CDS encoding ABC transporter substrate-binding protein — protein: MDPETATRRRVLETLGAAGVVGLAGCSGGGDGTDTETEGDGGDGGGGGGGGGGGDGDGGGGGGGSTEQSVSGTVTIGMLQPTTGALQPYGNQALAGFYSALGYKGDPANIPGTDGLADDPTIEVGGVTYDILVRDSQNDPGEAQSLAGDLVRNEGVDMLAGVTNSAGAQTVAGDIAGPSQTPYMAGPAATVNLTADSQFCNPQTFRASENVAMDAFSGGQYIANETDISSVYIYYANYSFGQSVNQYYTSVLEDNGVSVEGRTALPPGYAEDWPGQFQKAVDAGVDAIIGGFTVSTLPDMVGTFVRNNDQYDFAFAGGYTTRVGAALVGATIAQTLDGQLTQEALDGLNFGPFTTRYHWNQYDNEVNDGLIDIHTDKYGYYPDLFTSGMFTGASAIHEAAQAAGSTNPQDIRDELSGLTVTDTPKGEGAYTFQGYNNQARSPMTVSDPMPTTEEAGEFWQFQGNPVPFMPSAPTQTFGKDQTTLKADAETMNCSL